In Luteipulveratus mongoliensis, the DNA window CGTACGGTCAAGGGCTCGCACGCGCTCTTCGCGGTCGGCTCGATCCCGAGCACCAAGGGAATCGGCTTGGAGGAGGCCGGAGTCGACCTGAAGGAGTCCGGCCACATCGTCGTCGACCGGGTCTCGCGTACGTCGGCTCAGGGCATCTATGCGGCGGGGGACTGTACGGGTGTGCTCCCGCTGGCCTCAGTCGCCGCCATGCAGGGTCGGATCGCGGTCGCGCACGCGCTGGGCGATGCGGTCGCGCCGCTCAACCTGCGCGGCGTCTGCGCCAACATCTTCACCGATCCCGAGATCGCGACGGTCGGCTACTCGCAGGCTGACGTCGAGGAGGGCCGGATCGAGGCCCGCGTCGTCACCTTGCCGCTGTCGACCAACCCTCGCGCCAAGATGCGCAACATCCGGGACGGCTTCGTCAAGCTGCTCGCTCGGCCGGGCAGCAACACCGTCGTGGGTGGCGTGGTCGTGGCACCGCAGGCCTCGGAGCTGATCTACTCGATCGGGCTCGCCGTCCAGAACCGTCTGACCGTCGACCAGCTGTCGAGCACGTTCTCGGTCTATCCGTCGATGACCGGCTCGATCGCCGAGGCCGCCCGCCGAATGCACTCGCTCGAGAGCTAGACGTCTCGCTCGGCGTCCGTACGCCGCTCGCGGGCCGTGCGCTCGACGCCGTCGGGGTCGAGCTGCTCAGGCAGCAGGCCGGCCTTCTCCCAGGCCCGGCGGCGCTGCTCACGCATCCGGGGTCGTAGCCAGACGAAGAAGCCGACCAGGAGCACCGCGAACAGGATGAGGAAGCCGTAGCTCATCCACGTGCTGCTGCCGGCGTCGCCGGACGCGGCGAGCGAAGCGACGACCTGGGGTGCTGATGTGGCTGATGTCACGGGGCAACCATACGGCGCCATTCGGGCGGTTCTCAGATAGCGTGAGAGGTCGACATCAACTCGTCACAGGAGAGCAGCCACATGGCGATCACAGACCTCATCAACAAGGCCAAGCAGTGGGCCTCGAAGAACCCCGACAAGGCACGGCAGGCGATCGACAAGGTCGAGGATGCCGTTGACAGCAAGACCGGCGGCAAGTATCGCGCCCAGGTCGACAAGGCCGGCGACGCGGTCGGTGGTCAGCTCGGTGTTCCTAAGGGGACCGATCAGGGCCAGCAGCAGGCTCCGCAGGGCGACGGTCAGACGCCGGCCCCGCAGCAGCCGGAGGGCCAGAAGCCGCAGGCGCCCCAGCAGGGTCAGGAGCCCCCGGCCGCCGGCTGAGCTATCGCGAAACATGAGAACGGCGCGTGAACCATGAGGTTCACGCGCCGTCTGGCGTTCTGTGGCCGCCGAGCTCAGGCGGGTCCTGCGGCAGTCAGGGCGGTCACGCGCTCGTAGCGGCGCACCTGGGACCGGAGCTCGCAGACGGTCCGGTGCGACGTGACCGGCACACGCAGTGCCTGTCGGGGCCGCGCCCGGTGTCAGTGCGAGAGAGCGGCGTGGCGGTAGTAACGCACCAGAGGCTGACGCTGGGCCACGCGGATCTTGCGGTTGCGAGCGAAGTACTGGACGGTCCACCGACCCGCGGTCGCCGCGGTGACGACGAGGGCGATGGCAACGATGATGCTCAGACCAATGAAGAATGCGGGAAGAGCGTTCATGATGTGTTCCTTTCTACATCTGTAGTGCGGCTCTGAAAACGAAACTACGCCTGTAGTGCGAGCGGTGCAAGTCGAGAGAGCGTGGCGTCCGTCACGTCGTCTGCGGGCGGGTCAGCGCGCGGCGATAGTCGGCCAGGCTGACGCGCTCGTCCGGCCCGCTCGCAGCAGGTCGGCGAGCTGCGCGACGGTCGTACAGCCAGGCGGTGATCGTGGCGGTGGAGGCGATCAGGCCGAGGGCGACGATGATGCTGAGGCCGATGAAGAATCCGGGTAGGGCGCTCACAGCGGTTCCCTTCTACAGGTGTAGTGAATGAGATCGAAACTACACGTGTAGTGGTGGACTGACAAGGGTGGCGCGGGTACCAGTACCCGCGGTCCGCAGAGCCTGACGTGGACGGCGGAGTCTGCGAGGATGAGCCGTTGGAAGCCAGTAGACGGATCGGACGAAGGGGGCACGGTGACGGCAGCACCAGGTGTCGGGCCACGGACTCCGGCCGTCGACCGGGAGGCCCCGACGGCACGGCAGGTTCAGCTGCTGACTGCGGCCGTGCAGGTCGTGGGGGAGTCGGGCCTACGCGGGCTGACGCATCGCGCCGTCGACCGGGAAGCCGGTCTGCCCGAGGGCACCTGCTCGGTGTCGTACCGCACCCGGATCGCCCTGCTCAGTGCGCTGGCGGAGTTCGTCGGCAACACGTTGACCGACCAGATCCAGGCGATGGGCGACGTGCTCCCGGAGCCTGAGGAGGCGGGCGGGCCCGAGCCTGCTATCGCGGCCACCATCGATCTGCTGAGCGGGTGGCTGCAGTTCCCGGCCGGACTGATCTGCATGTGTGAGCTGGGTCTGGAGATGATCCGTACGCCGTCGCTGCGTGAGATGTTCCAGCCGTGGCGCGAGCACATGCTGGACGTGGTCGAGGGGATCGTCGAGCGTGGCGGCAAGACCGAGCCGCGGCTGCGGGCCCAGGCCATCCTCGCCAGCGTCGAGGGCGTCCTGATGAGTGCTCTCGAGCGCACTCCGGAGGAGCGGACGGACTACCTGCGCGACACGCTGTCGATGGTGATGCGAGGTCTGACCGAGATCGACCTCGAAGCGCCTACTGGTCCTTGATCTCGGCGAGCACGCTGCCGGCGCTGACCGTCTCGCCGACCTGAGCGCTCAGCCCTGTCACGACGCCGGCCTTGTGTGCGGCGATCGGCTGCTCCATCTTCATGGCCTCGAGCACGACGACCGTGTCACCCTGCTCGACTGTGGCGCCATCCTCGACGGCGAGCTTGACGATCGTGCCCTGCATCGGCGCGGTCAGTGAGTCGCCTGACGCGGCCGCACCGCCACCGGCCGCCCGGCCGCGCTTGGGCGCCTTCTTCTTGGCCGCGCTCCCGCCGCCACCGCCGAGCTGCAGGTCACCCGGCAGCGAGACCTCGAGACGCTTGCCGCCGACCTCGACGACCAGGCTCTGCCGCGCGGCAGGCGCCTCGGTCTCGGCAGCCGGCCCACCAGCGTACGGCTGGATCTGGTTGTCGAACTCGGTCTCGATCCAGCGGGTGTGGATCGTGAAGGGCTTGTCGCCCTCGGGCGCGAACGCCGGGTCGGAGACGACCGCGCGGTGGAACGGCAGCACCGTCGGCATGCCGTCGACGACGAACTCGTCCAGCGCTCGCCGTGAGCGCTCGAGGGCCTCCTGGCGGGTGCGACCGGTGACGATCAGCTTGGCGAGCATCGAGTCGAACGCGCCACCGATGACATCGCCCTCGACGATGCCGGAGTCGACGCGGACACCCGGGCCCGATGGCGGCTGGAAGACCGCGACGGTGCCCGGTGCCGGCAGGAAGTTGCGACCGGCGTCCTCGCCG includes these proteins:
- a CDS encoding antitoxin, with amino-acid sequence MAITDLINKAKQWASKNPDKARQAIDKVEDAVDSKTGGKYRAQVDKAGDAVGGQLGVPKGTDQGQQQAPQGDGQTPAPQQPEGQKPQAPQQGQEPPAAG
- a CDS encoding TetR/AcrR family transcriptional regulator, whose product is MTAAPGVGPRTPAVDREAPTARQVQLLTAAVQVVGESGLRGLTHRAVDREAGLPEGTCSVSYRTRIALLSALAEFVGNTLTDQIQAMGDVLPEPEEAGGPEPAIAATIDLLSGWLQFPAGLICMCELGLEMIRTPSLREMFQPWREHMLDVVEGIVERGGKTEPRLRAQAILASVEGVLMSALERTPEERTDYLRDTLSMVMRGLTEIDLEAPTGP